The Dethiosulfovibrio peptidovorans DSM 11002 genome has a window encoding:
- a CDS encoding alpha/beta hydrolase family protein, whose product MSFNCICKDPEFPDLRYPADLLDLTIPSHGSDLYGIMYTPQGRGPHPTALILHGFPGSEQNVDLAQILRRGGFNSVVFHYRGSWGSEGNFSFEHVLEDSRAAVEYLMDPINRERYMIDPSKFVLIGHSMGGFAALMTGAAMAEVDRIIAIATYNLGAVAKERQRENRDERYAKDIYEMFINCTRPLKGTSPESLLDEIKEKAKDWDLRDLAHRLKGKKLLTIAGSRDDVSHLEIHHNPLMTALRKAGVTTAKDVVMTTSHSFHDKRIALAEAILKWLSSDIPIR is encoded by the coding sequence ATGAGTTTCAACTGCATCTGTAAAGATCCTGAATTTCCCGACCTCAGATATCCGGCCGATCTGCTGGACCTGACCATACCCAGCCACGGAAGCGACCTGTACGGAATAATGTACACTCCTCAGGGAAGAGGTCCCCATCCCACGGCTTTGATACTGCACGGATTCCCCGGAAGCGAGCAGAACGTGGACCTGGCGCAGATCCTCAGGAGAGGCGGCTTCAACTCGGTCGTGTTTCACTACAGAGGTTCGTGGGGCAGCGAGGGAAATTTTTCCTTCGAACACGTCCTGGAGGACTCCAGGGCTGCGGTAGAATATCTCATGGATCCAATCAACAGGGAAAGATACATGATAGATCCCTCCAAGTTCGTCCTGATCGGCCATAGCATGGGAGGATTCGCCGCCCTGATGACCGGGGCGGCGATGGCCGAGGTCGACAGGATAATAGCCATAGCTACCTACAACCTGGGAGCGGTGGCGAAGGAAAGGCAACGGGAGAACAGGGACGAAAGGTACGCAAAGGACATCTACGAGATGTTCATAAACTGCACCAGGCCGCTCAAGGGAACCAGCCCGGAATCTCTTCTGGACGAGATAAAGGAGAAAGCCAAGGATTGGGATCTAAGAGACCTGGCACATCGCCTCAAGGGCAAAAAACTGCTGACCATAGCCGGATCCAGAGACGACGTGTCTCACCTGGAGATACACCACAACCCCCTGATGACGGCGCTTAGAAAGGCGGGAGTGACCACGGCAAAGGACGTGGTGATGACCACCTCCCACTCGTTTCACGACAAGAGGATAGCCCTGGCGGAGGCGATCCTTAAGTGGCTGAGCTCGGATATACCGATACGCTGA
- a CDS encoding dihydroorotase: protein MYDLVVRNGRMVTPEGLSYCDLAVDEGVIVAVGSKLKGRKELNADGLLVLPGVVDAHVHMALPVRGDRSSDDFLSGSMAAAAGGVTSMVDFTVGSPRTDLVQDIDARLETAEPSVIDYGFHCEMVGWTSGRENEIPSAVEKGVTSFKFFTAYGDSGRRSDSGALYRCFSKIAETGAVAVVHAEDDDLIRSLTAELSDDEKSSMTALSRTRPDICEGAAIDQVAFYGEVTGASVHVVHVSSALGASRIEAARMRGLDITAETCPQYLYLTDQVYRREDGHLYSASPALRGEDDGEYLWGCLGYGALDFVATDHCPFTSEQKAWKGSFSDLPYGLPGVETSLPLIYSGGVATGRIPLETLPVIMSQAPAERYGLKSKGRLAPGYDGDLVLFDPEARWTARAEDLHMKVDFSPYEGMEIQGRVITTVARGEIIYSEGRHLCEPGRGKYLFRNTRD from the coding sequence GTGTATGATCTAGTGGTGCGAAACGGCAGGATGGTTACCCCGGAAGGGCTATCCTACTGCGATTTAGCGGTGGATGAAGGTGTAATCGTCGCCGTTGGTTCTAAACTAAAGGGCAGAAAAGAACTGAACGCCGACGGTCTTTTGGTTTTACCGGGAGTGGTGGACGCCCACGTCCATATGGCTCTTCCGGTAAGGGGAGACCGGTCCAGCGACGATTTTCTGTCCGGCAGCATGGCGGCGGCGGCGGGGGGAGTTACCTCCATGGTCGACTTCACCGTTGGAAGCCCCCGGACCGATCTGGTTCAGGATATAGACGCCAGGCTGGAGACGGCGGAGCCGTCGGTGATAGACTACGGCTTCCACTGCGAGATGGTCGGATGGACCTCCGGCAGGGAAAACGAGATACCCTCGGCGGTCGAAAAAGGCGTTACCAGCTTCAAGTTCTTCACCGCCTACGGCGACTCGGGACGCCGGTCCGACAGCGGAGCTCTCTATCGCTGTTTCTCCAAAATAGCCGAGACCGGAGCCGTGGCGGTGGTCCACGCCGAGGACGACGACCTCATAAGATCCCTGACTGCCGAGCTGTCCGACGACGAAAAATCGTCCATGACGGCCCTGAGCAGGACCAGACCGGACATCTGCGAGGGGGCTGCCATAGATCAGGTGGCATTCTACGGCGAGGTGACGGGAGCCTCGGTCCACGTGGTACACGTCAGCTCCGCTCTGGGGGCCTCCAGAATAGAGGCGGCCCGAATGAGAGGGCTCGACATCACTGCCGAGACCTGTCCCCAGTATCTCTACCTCACCGACCAGGTCTACCGGAGAGAAGACGGCCATCTCTACTCGGCCAGTCCGGCCCTGAGAGGCGAGGACGACGGCGAATACCTCTGGGGTTGTCTGGGATACGGCGCTCTGGACTTCGTCGCCACCGATCACTGTCCCTTCACGTCGGAGCAGAAGGCCTGGAAGGGCTCCTTCTCCGACCTCCCCTACGGGCTTCCCGGGGTGGAGACGTCACTTCCCCTGATCTACTCGGGAGGGGTGGCGACGGGGCGGATCCCTCTGGAGACGCTTCCGGTCATCATGTCCCAGGCTCCGGCGGAGAGATACGGATTGAAGAGCAAGGGTAGGCTGGCTCCCGGTTACGACGGCGATCTGGTTCTGTTCGACCCAGAGGCCCGGTGGACGGCGAGGGCCGAGGATCTGCACATGAAGGTGGACTTCTCCCCCTACGAGGGGATGGAGATACAGGGTCGGGTGATTACCACCGTGGCCCGGGGAGAGATTATCTACTCGGAAGGGCGGCATCTCTGCGAGCCCGGACGGGGTAAATACCTCTTCCGAAATACGAGAGACTAA
- the arcC gene encoding carbamate kinase, whose protein sequence is MSKRVVVALGGNAILQRGQKGTEADQRENVRKTVAQIVKMIEAGYEVVLTHGNGPQVGAILIQNEAGRGSVPAMPMDVCGAESQGFIGYMFVQEFKKALIAHGLDKEPVCIVTQVEVSSEDPAFANPTKPVGPFYDEATAKARIESSGESWIEDAGRGWRRVVPSPKPINIVERKAIRELADNGYVVVASGGGGIPVVKSSDGGYGGVEAVIDKDLAGELLAQQVDADLFMILTDVPKVALRYGTPDEEWLGKVTIDEMKVYQSEGHFKAGSMGPKVSAAMAFVMNGGSRAVIASLDQALEALEGTEGTQIVKN, encoded by the coding sequence ATGAGTAAAAGAGTTGTCGTGGCGTTGGGCGGAAACGCGATCCTTCAGAGAGGGCAGAAGGGAACGGAAGCGGATCAGAGGGAGAACGTCCGCAAGACGGTGGCACAGATAGTCAAGATGATAGAGGCGGGCTACGAGGTAGTGCTGACCCACGGCAACGGACCTCAGGTCGGAGCCATACTGATCCAGAACGAGGCGGGCAGGGGCAGCGTGCCGGCCATGCCGATGGACGTGTGCGGAGCCGAGAGCCAGGGGTTCATAGGCTACATGTTCGTCCAGGAGTTCAAGAAGGCCCTGATTGCTCACGGCCTGGATAAAGAGCCGGTCTGCATAGTGACCCAGGTGGAGGTGTCCTCGGAGGATCCCGCCTTCGCGAACCCGACCAAGCCGGTGGGTCCCTTCTACGACGAGGCCACGGCCAAAGCCCGTATCGAATCCTCCGGCGAGAGCTGGATAGAGGACGCCGGAAGAGGATGGAGAAGGGTGGTTCCCTCGCCGAAGCCCATCAACATAGTGGAGCGCAAAGCAATCAGGGAGCTTGCCGACAACGGCTACGTCGTGGTGGCCTCCGGCGGAGGCGGCATTCCCGTGGTGAAGAGCTCCGATGGGGGCTACGGCGGAGTCGAGGCGGTCATAGACAAGGACTTGGCCGGAGAGCTTCTCGCCCAGCAGGTGGACGCGGACCTCTTCATGATCCTGACCGACGTACCCAAGGTGGCCCTTCGTTACGGAACCCCCGATGAGGAATGGCTGGGCAAGGTGACCATAGACGAGATGAAGGTCTACCAGTCTGAGGGACACTTCAAGGCCGGATCGATGGGCCCCAAGGTATCCGCCGCCATGGCCTTCGTGATGAACGGAGGATCCCGAGCGGTGATAGCCAGCCTGGACCAGGCCCTGGAGGCTCTGGAAGGCACCGAGGGAACCCAGATAGTCAAGAACTGA
- the panB gene encoding 3-methyl-2-oxobutanoate hydroxymethyltransferase has translation MAKKKTRLDFVKMKREGEKATWITAYDFPTASFAQQAGMDMILVGDSMGMVLLGYDGTVPVTMEECLIHCRAVRRGAPDLWCMGDMPFGSYQVSDEDAVINAIRFLKEADMDCVKLEGGRRVCSRIKAITDAGILVCGHIGLTPQSSGQLGGFKAQGRDPESARELIKDAIAVQDAGAYALLLEAVPPELTEFIAKKLEIPVYSIGAGAPCDGQLIICGDMLGLFQAFTPKFVKKYANVAEVEIAAFKEYVQDVKKGRFPTDDHVYHIHEGMEEEFQSMLREFDLPKGVV, from the coding sequence ATGGCTAAGAAGAAGACCCGATTGGACTTTGTGAAAATGAAGAGAGAGGGAGAAAAGGCGACCTGGATAACCGCCTACGATTTCCCTACCGCTTCCTTCGCCCAGCAGGCCGGGATGGACATGATCCTGGTTGGAGATTCCATGGGTATGGTGTTGCTAGGCTACGACGGCACCGTTCCCGTCACCATGGAGGAATGCCTGATACATTGCCGGGCGGTCCGCCGGGGAGCCCCCGACCTGTGGTGCATGGGAGATATGCCCTTCGGTTCATACCAGGTATCCGATGAGGACGCCGTGATCAACGCCATACGGTTCCTGAAGGAGGCCGATATGGACTGCGTCAAGCTGGAGGGAGGCCGCAGGGTCTGCTCCAGGATCAAGGCCATAACCGACGCGGGCATTCTCGTATGCGGCCATATAGGGCTGACGCCTCAGAGCTCCGGACAGCTCGGCGGCTTCAAGGCCCAGGGAAGGGACCCGGAAAGCGCCAGAGAGCTTATAAAAGACGCCATCGCGGTACAGGACGCCGGAGCCTACGCCCTTCTGCTGGAGGCGGTTCCGCCGGAGCTCACCGAGTTCATAGCCAAAAAACTGGAGATACCCGTCTACTCCATAGGTGCCGGAGCTCCCTGCGACGGACAGCTCATAATCTGCGGCGACATGCTGGGGCTGTTCCAGGCCTTCACTCCCAAGTTCGTCAAGAAATACGCCAACGTAGCCGAGGTGGAAATAGCCGCCTTCAAGGAATACGTCCAGGACGTAAAGAAAGGCCGTTTCCCCACGGACGACCACGTCTACCACATTCACGAGGGAATGGAGGAAGAATTCCAGTCCATGCTGAGAGAGTTCGACCTGCCCAAGGGAGTGGTTTGA
- a CDS encoding ABC transporter permease, translating into MADMKSTERKGAGAVLWPLFSVFMGLAASGLMMTLLGADPIEVYRRIFAMAFRDGYNVADIFAKATPLILTGLAFGFAFRANLFNIGAQGQFYLGCVASVWCALRLGHLSSWLVLPLCVLLAAAAGGAWASLVGFAKARFNSSEFLISMMSTYVALALMNFLLRGPLREAKGEYPQTDVISEGSWIPQLIPHTRLHWGFVLALLAAALAWFLLWRTSLGYRIRAVGMNRDAARYAGMDSGKIFVIVFAVSGAFAGLAGFTEVNGIQHMLVQGFSPMVGAEGIGIAILGNAHPLGIVLAAILFGALQVGGNLAVQTSGVPASIVGIMEGFVMLFVILSYALQIRLASARSKRKAREEGDRR; encoded by the coding sequence ATGGCTGATATGAAGTCCACCGAGAGAAAGGGAGCCGGAGCGGTTTTGTGGCCTCTCTTCTCCGTGTTCATGGGTCTTGCTGCCAGCGGCTTAATGATGACCCTTCTTGGGGCGGATCCGATAGAGGTCTACCGCAGGATCTTCGCCATGGCCTTTCGAGACGGATACAACGTGGCGGACATATTCGCCAAGGCCACCCCTCTCATACTCACGGGGCTGGCCTTCGGATTCGCCTTCAGGGCCAATCTCTTCAACATAGGGGCTCAGGGACAGTTCTATCTGGGCTGCGTCGCCTCGGTATGGTGCGCTCTCAGGCTGGGACACCTGTCTTCGTGGCTGGTGCTGCCTCTGTGCGTGCTTCTGGCGGCGGCGGCCGGAGGCGCCTGGGCCTCTCTGGTGGGATTCGCCAAGGCCAGATTCAACTCCAGCGAATTTCTCATAAGCATGATGTCCACCTATGTCGCTCTGGCTCTGATGAACTTTCTCCTCCGAGGTCCCCTGAGGGAGGCCAAGGGAGAGTATCCCCAGACCGACGTCATATCCGAGGGAAGCTGGATACCCCAGCTGATCCCTCATACCAGACTTCACTGGGGATTCGTCCTGGCCCTGCTAGCGGCGGCCCTCGCCTGGTTCCTGCTGTGGAGGACCTCTCTGGGCTACAGAATAAGGGCGGTCGGAATGAACAGAGACGCGGCCCGTTACGCCGGAATGGACTCGGGAAAGATCTTCGTTATAGTCTTCGCCGTGAGCGGAGCCTTCGCCGGTCTGGCCGGATTCACCGAGGTCAACGGCATACAGCACATGCTGGTGCAGGGATTCAGCCCCATGGTGGGAGCGGAGGGAATAGGCATAGCCATACTGGGAAACGCCCATCCCCTGGGCATCGTGCTGGCTGCGATACTCTTCGGAGCCCTTCAGGTAGGGGGAAACCTGGCTGTTCAGACCTCCGGGGTCCCTGCCAGTATCGTAGGGATAATGGAGGGATTCGTCATGCTCTTCGTCATACTCTCCTACGCTCTCCAGATAAGGCTGGCCTCCGCCAGGAGCAAGAGAAAGGCCAGAGAGGAAGGTGACCGCCGATGA
- a CDS encoding ABC transporter permease: MITGLLAGALQMSTPLMMGALAEVYAERTGVMIIAIEGIFLLGAWGGFVAAYSTGSMVLGLLAAMAIGMATALVYGIFTVKLKQHQIVTGTAINIFAAGLGIFLYRVFFGVPLLPLTVDPLERIAVPGLSSIPVIGEALFHQNVLTYLAWALIPVGYWILYKTQLGLILRSTGENPEAVDAAGIKVETVRLGAVLAAGALDGLAGAFYSLGFLGMYTNDIIGGRGWIAFAICFLGNWNPMGVLVGALVFGLADAMAIQLQTSGVTLVPNEFLIAMPYILTIVATVARKRFNVPTTLGVPYEKERR, translated from the coding sequence ATGATTACCGGACTGCTGGCCGGAGCCCTCCAGATGAGCACCCCCCTGATGATGGGGGCCCTGGCGGAGGTCTACGCCGAGAGGACCGGGGTCATGATAATCGCCATAGAGGGGATCTTCCTCCTGGGAGCCTGGGGAGGCTTCGTGGCCGCATATTCGACCGGAAGCATGGTCCTCGGTCTGCTTGCCGCCATGGCCATAGGAATGGCCACGGCCCTGGTCTACGGGATCTTCACGGTAAAGCTGAAACAACATCAGATAGTAACGGGCACGGCGATAAACATCTTCGCCGCCGGACTGGGCATATTCCTCTACAGAGTCTTCTTCGGAGTTCCCCTTCTTCCCCTGACGGTGGATCCCCTCGAGAGGATAGCCGTACCGGGGCTGTCGTCCATACCGGTTATAGGAGAGGCTCTGTTCCATCAAAACGTTCTCACCTATCTGGCCTGGGCTCTCATCCCCGTCGGCTATTGGATACTCTATAAAACCCAGCTCGGGCTGATACTGCGTTCAACCGGTGAAAACCCCGAGGCAGTGGACGCCGCCGGAATAAAGGTGGAGACGGTACGTCTCGGCGCGGTCCTGGCCGCAGGCGCATTGGACGGCCTGGCAGGGGCGTTCTACTCGCTGGGATTTCTGGGCATGTACACCAACGACATAATCGGCGGTCGAGGATGGATAGCCTTTGCCATATGTTTCCTGGGAAACTGGAACCCCATGGGGGTCCTGGTGGGAGCTCTGGTGTTCGGACTTGCCGACGCCATGGCCATCCAGCTTCAGACCTCAGGCGTAACCCTCGTTCCGAACGAGTTTCTAATAGCCATGCCCTACATACTGACCATAGTGGCCACGGTAGCCAGAAAACGGTTCAACGTCCCCACAACATTGGGGGTTCCCTACGAGAAGGAGCGGCGGTAG